The following are from one region of the Leptospirales bacterium genome:
- a CDS encoding ABC transporter permease subunit yields MFSAAARERWRRFRSMGRAYWSLLALSIAFGLSLFSEVLANEKPLFLYVNDRAYFPVLRYYPGSAFGQPFSEEADYNALRGDAAFRARAWMISAPIPHDPNRPYLMISGAPPYPISAEHWLGTDRLGRDLLARLIYGFRICMLFSLSLVVLSLALGLSLGALQGYLGGAFDIVMQRFIEIWSALPFLYVVILIASVYGRSFAILIFVMSLFSWIGLSLYMRGEVFRQRSQVYVNVARALGASHWRILFRHILPNSLTPVITLLPFQLIGGITSLTALDFLGLGLPPSTPSWGELLQQGVDVIREYPRITLVTSLALFATLMLATFIGEGVREALDPRARQRVE; encoded by the coding sequence ATGTTCAGTGCGGCTGCCAGAGAGCGTTGGCGACGGTTTCGGTCGATGGGCCGCGCCTATTGGTCCTTGCTGGCTCTCAGTATTGCCTTCGGCCTGTCGTTGTTCAGCGAAGTGCTGGCCAACGAGAAGCCGCTCTTTTTGTACGTAAACGACCGCGCTTATTTTCCCGTGCTGCGCTACTATCCGGGCAGCGCGTTCGGTCAGCCCTTCAGCGAGGAGGCTGACTACAATGCCTTGCGCGGCGACGCCGCCTTTCGGGCGCGCGCCTGGATGATCAGCGCTCCAATCCCCCATGACCCCAATCGCCCTTATCTGATGATCAGCGGGGCGCCGCCTTACCCGATCAGCGCTGAACACTGGCTGGGTACGGACCGCCTGGGTCGCGACCTGCTGGCCCGACTGATCTATGGATTTCGGATCTGTATGCTCTTTTCCTTGAGTCTGGTCGTACTGAGCCTGGCGCTTGGCTTGAGCCTGGGGGCACTGCAGGGCTATCTGGGCGGCGCTTTTGATATTGTTATGCAGCGTTTTATTGAAATCTGGTCGGCGCTTCCCTTCCTCTATGTAGTAATCCTCATTGCTTCCGTCTATGGACGAAGCTTTGCTATCCTGATCTTTGTAATGTCGCTGTTTTCCTGGATTGGTCTTTCGCTGTACATGCGCGGCGAGGTATTCCGTCAGCGATCGCAGGTTTACGTCAATGTGGCCAGGGCGCTGGGCGCGTCGCACTGGCGGATTTTGTTTCGGCACATTCTGCCCAATTCGCTGACGCCGGTCATTACACTCTTGCCCTTCCAGTTGATTGGCGGAATTACGTCATTGACGGCGCTGGACTTTCTGGGTCTTGGACTGCCGCCATCGACGCCCTCCTGGGGCGAGCTATTGCAGCAGGGCGTCGATGTGATCCGCGAGTATCCGCGCATCACCCTGGTAACATCGCTGGCCCTGTTTGCTACGCTGATGCTGGCAACTTTCATAGGCGAAGGCGTTCGCGAGGCCCTGGATCCGCGGGCCCGGCAGCGAGTGGAGTAA
- a CDS encoding ABC transporter permease subunit — protein sequence MRAYLIRRLLLMIPTILGITLIVFGITHILPGGPVEQYIARTRASLGLQGVDVSRAITPQEVNNIRAYYGFDRPFHERYLRWLGGALTLDLGRSYTYHEPVWDVIRARFPVSLFFGLTSFLFAYAVCIPLGLKKALLHHSAFDVSTTAIIFAGYVVPGFVLGLLLIVFFAGGNFLDLFPIGGIVSDNWELLSFPGRVLDFLHHMFLPLVCYMASEFAFLTLLMKNSLLDEMSRDYLRTAIVKGSEFDRAVWRHALKNALIPIVTRLSEVFTLIFAGALLIEKVFNIDGMGKLMYESIMDRDYPVAMGLILLISLLAMLGRLFSDMMYVVVDPRIRLD from the coding sequence GTGAGAGCTTATCTAATTCGGAGGCTGCTGCTGATGATCCCCACCATTCTGGGGATCACACTGATCGTATTTGGCATCACGCATATTCTGCCCGGCGGACCGGTGGAACAGTACATTGCCCGAACGCGAGCCAGTCTTGGTCTGCAGGGCGTGGACGTATCGCGAGCTATCACGCCACAGGAAGTCAACAATATCCGCGCCTACTATGGATTCGATCGTCCTTTTCATGAGCGCTACCTGCGCTGGCTGGGCGGCGCACTGACCTTGGACCTCGGTCGTTCCTATACCTACCACGAGCCGGTATGGGATGTAATTCGGGCGCGCTTTCCGGTTTCGTTGTTCTTTGGTCTGACTTCCTTCCTCTTTGCCTACGCCGTATGTATTCCTCTGGGATTAAAGAAGGCGTTGCTGCACCACAGCGCTTTTGACGTCAGCACGACGGCAATTATCTTTGCCGGCTATGTGGTGCCTGGCTTTGTTCTGGGCTTGCTCCTGATTGTCTTCTTCGCTGGCGGAAATTTTCTCGACCTTTTTCCCATTGGCGGCATTGTTTCCGATAACTGGGAGCTACTCTCTTTTCCAGGCCGCGTTCTGGACTTCTTGCACCACATGTTTCTGCCGCTGGTCTGCTATATGGCCTCGGAGTTTGCCTTCCTGACGCTGCTGATGAAGAACAGCCTGCTCGACGAAATGTCGCGCGACTATCTGCGTACGGCAATTGTCAAAGGTTCGGAGTTTGATCGCGCTGTATGGCGCCACGCGCTCAAAAATGCCCTGATTCCAATTGTGACGCGATTGAGCGAAGTCTTTACGCTTATTTTCGCCGGCGCACTCTTGATCGAAAAGGTATTTAACATTGATGGCATGGGCAAACTCATGTACGAATCGATCATGGATCGCGACTACCCGGTTGCCATGGGACTGATTCTGTTGATCAGTTTGCTGGCTATGCTGGGGCGCCTCTTTTCCGATATGATGTACGTCGTCGTCGATCCGCGGATCAGGTTGGATTGA
- a CDS encoding ABC transporter permease, with product MMKAYLFRRALQFIPVWLGVILLTFLLFHVNDPLSIAAVQMPQAPQERLQQWVRNHNYHLPIFLNLPADADSLRPDGRKHPEFAGMGLFHSQLGLHLKALLRLDFGIDRSGAPVLASLGQRLSATLSIMGPALAISIVISLLLALLQAYLYATPFDRIVSLASIVMLSIALPLFILATTYLFASTMKLAPVYNHIAAPILTAVLATLGANLRFYRTAFLEQTRAVFLRAARARGISESRLLFVHVLRAAAPPIITQISLMLPFLVAGSLLIEQFFGIAGVGDMMYSALAGQDLPVIQALVYLGGAAGALAALAADIAYAVADPRIRPGQDQQS from the coding sequence ATGATGAAGGCCTATCTATTTCGACGCGCTCTGCAATTCATTCCCGTTTGGCTGGGCGTCATACTATTGACCTTTCTATTGTTTCATGTAAACGACCCTCTGTCCATTGCTGCTGTCCAGATGCCGCAAGCGCCCCAGGAACGACTGCAACAATGGGTTCGCAATCATAACTATCATTTGCCGATTTTCTTGAACCTGCCGGCTGACGCGGATTCGCTGCGGCCCGATGGACGGAAACACCCGGAATTCGCTGGCATGGGATTGTTCCACTCGCAATTGGGGCTGCACCTGAAAGCTCTGCTGCGCCTTGACTTCGGGATTGATCGCAGCGGCGCTCCGGTACTGGCATCGCTGGGCCAGCGATTGAGCGCCACGCTCTCCATCATGGGACCGGCCCTGGCTATCTCCATTGTAATCAGCCTGCTGCTGGCCCTGTTGCAGGCATACCTGTACGCAACGCCCTTCGATCGAATTGTATCGCTGGCAAGTATCGTAATGCTCAGTATTGCACTGCCGCTGTTTATTCTGGCCACAACCTACCTCTTTGCGTCGACGATGAAACTGGCGCCGGTCTACAATCACATCGCAGCGCCAATTCTGACCGCCGTCCTGGCGACGCTGGGCGCAAATTTGCGCTTCTATCGTACAGCCTTCCTGGAGCAGACTCGTGCCGTATTCTTGCGAGCGGCGCGAGCGCGCGGCATTTCCGAATCCCGACTGCTCTTTGTTCACGTGTTACGGGCCGCCGCGCCGCCGATCATAACCCAAATCTCGCTCATGCTTCCGTTTCTGGTCGCCGGCTCCCTGCTCATTGAACAATTCTTTGGCATCGCCGGCGTTGGCGATATGATGTATTCGGCCCTGGCCGGCCAGGACCTGCCGGTTATCCAGGCGCTGGTCTACCTCGGCGGCGCCGCCGGCGCTCTGGCCGCGCTGGCAGCAGACATTGCCTATGCCGTCGCGGACCCTCGCATTCGGCCTGGACAGGATCAGCAGTCATGA
- a CDS encoding extracellular solute-binding protein has product MMKLPASMITGIFAALAILSGCGDNGGAQLPAIVDQPLPLQGGGQFDPVAAAGAQKGGEYRTWGGPFPKSLNSWLDNWSTSAEINALLFHQLADMHSVEDRPVPDLASSWRAEADGRSFIFEIDPAAVWSDGKPVTAEDVQFYYDTIMNPKNLTVVARSIVDRFERPEILSERSVRIRARERYWKAFWDAASFVAFPKHVWEGQDFNSINFEFPVVNGPYRLREVRRNRYALLERRADWWARNRRYNQNKFNFDYIRYRFMEDRNAALEAFKKGDYDLYAVYTASIWVQQTDFDQIRNNWVVRQTVYNRMPLGFQGIAINMRREKFQDVRVRRALTLLLNRAQLNEKLMFDQYVLLNSYFPDLYPGNVNPAAPSATYDPELARRLLDEAGWRVGPGGIRTREGQALSVSFLTDSADQRHLNVFVEDLKRAGIQASIEQLSKAEVTKRTDAFQFDLYWINTGSGRLKDPEPLFLSTFAHQEASYNLPGVEDAQVDRFLEDLRGEENLGRRNEILKRLDQRLLELQPYILLWQSDRDRVLYWNRFGMPANPFGKYARENAAIVYWWFDRDRAAALDRAQQSNQALPSLPSEIHYNGP; this is encoded by the coding sequence ATGATGAAACTTCCCGCTTCGATGATAACTGGCATATTCGCTGCGCTGGCGATCCTGTCCGGCTGCGGGGACAATGGCGGCGCTCAGCTGCCGGCGATAGTCGATCAGCCGCTGCCGCTGCAGGGCGGCGGTCAGTTTGATCCAGTCGCAGCAGCCGGTGCGCAAAAGGGCGGCGAATATCGCACCTGGGGCGGCCCCTTTCCAAAATCATTGAATAGCTGGTTGGACAACTGGTCCACATCCGCCGAGATCAACGCCTTACTGTTTCATCAGCTGGCGGATATGCACAGCGTCGAGGATCGACCAGTTCCAGATCTGGCCAGTTCATGGCGTGCGGAAGCAGATGGCCGCAGTTTCATTTTTGAAATCGATCCGGCTGCAGTTTGGAGCGATGGCAAGCCCGTCACCGCCGAGGACGTCCAGTTCTACTACGACACGATCATGAATCCGAAGAATCTAACGGTGGTTGCGCGCTCGATTGTAGATCGCTTCGAAAGGCCGGAGATTCTTTCGGAGCGTAGCGTGCGCATTCGCGCCAGGGAACGCTACTGGAAAGCCTTCTGGGACGCTGCGTCCTTTGTCGCTTTCCCCAAGCATGTCTGGGAGGGTCAGGATTTTAACAGCATCAATTTCGAATTTCCCGTTGTCAATGGACCCTACCGCTTGCGCGAAGTGCGTCGCAATCGCTATGCGCTGCTGGAGCGCCGCGCCGACTGGTGGGCGCGCAATCGGCGCTACAATCAGAACAAGTTCAATTTTGACTATATCCGTTATCGCTTTATGGAAGACCGCAATGCGGCCCTCGAGGCATTCAAAAAGGGCGACTACGATCTCTACGCTGTCTACACTGCGTCGATCTGGGTACAGCAGACCGATTTCGACCAGATTCGAAATAACTGGGTCGTCCGGCAGACTGTTTACAATCGCATGCCGCTTGGCTTCCAGGGCATTGCCATCAATATGCGCCGCGAGAAGTTCCAGGACGTCCGCGTTCGACGCGCCCTGACGCTGCTGCTCAATCGTGCGCAGCTCAATGAAAAGCTGATGTTCGATCAGTATGTCCTGTTGAATTCCTACTTTCCGGATCTCTATCCCGGCAACGTGAATCCCGCTGCGCCGTCCGCGACTTACGATCCGGAACTGGCCCGCCGATTGCTGGATGAGGCAGGCTGGCGCGTGGGACCGGGCGGCATCCGTACGCGCGAGGGCCAGGCCCTGTCGGTCAGTTTCTTGACCGACTCCGCCGATCAACGTCACCTCAACGTCTTTGTAGAAGATCTCAAACGCGCCGGCATTCAGGCCTCCATTGAACAGCTCTCCAAGGCCGAAGTAACAAAGCGTACCGATGCATTTCAATTTGATCTCTACTGGATCAACACCGGCAGCGGGCGTTTAAAAGATCCGGAACCATTGTTTCTTTCTACTTTTGCGCACCAGGAGGCCTCTTACAACCTGCCTGGCGTCGAGGATGCGCAGGTGGATCGGTTTCTCGAAGACCTGCGCGGCGAAGAAAATCTTGGACGGCGCAATGAAATCTTGAAGCGTCTGGATCAAAGGCTTCTGGAATTGCAGCCTTACATTCTGCTGTGGCAGTCCGATCGGGATCGCGTGCTCTACTGGAATCGCTTTGGGATGCCGGCCAATCCCTTTGGCAAGTACGCGCGCGAGAACGCAGCGATTGTATACTGGTGGTTCGATCGAGATCGCGCTGCGGCCCTGGATCGAGCGCAGCAGAGCAACCAGGCGCTGCCGTCGCTGCCGTCTGAAATTCACTACAACGGGCCCTGA